Proteins found in one Triticum aestivum cultivar Chinese Spring chromosome 4D, IWGSC CS RefSeq v2.1, whole genome shotgun sequence genomic segment:
- the LOC123100776 gene encoding probable LRR receptor-like serine/threonine-protein kinase At1g51810, translating into MANGCGTKLTWIFALLLILVMAIQVRAQPPPGFINIDCGLKNFSAYPDANLNLRYSSDDEFVESGEKHEVLPEFMASTADDNQNTLRSFPDGSRNCYTLPSTPGKKYLLRAIFTYGNYDRLNKTQDGSLFRFGLYIGVNFWDSVDLSNSPTDKAVWKEVLTVATGSSVSVCLVNFGSGTPFISSLELRPLLDTMYPFVNTSVSVSYFIRFRFGNITDYVTRYPTDNYDRFWESYSGKRTEVQHYPYISLNTSNNLENLPGNNDFRVPSAILQNAMSIDANNSSIIISESSGANKDPQTLQILSIFHFTELNGSNPNRRFNIYSAGEGLFPGFSPSRLKVDSMYKSGLFAQKGDAYFILNKTAGSSLPPLINALELYALVLMKNLTTDSDDVKYMKDVKAQYNLARTSWNGDPCSPVEYSWKGLTCDYSKSNQIPRIVTVNLSSSGLGGGLAISFMNMTSLQNLDLSHNNLTGAIPDYQLKSLKVLNLSNNKLDGPIPDSILQRVQAGQLDLRLEGNPICSNKKDTYCLNKTKKRKTTTILLIAVIVPVVLISLVVGVCILWKLFWKEKSTYNEDYAMYEEETPLHIDIRRFAYAELKLITKNFQRIVGKGGFGIVYHGILENGDEVAVKVLMETSIAESTDFLPEVQTLSKVHHKNLVTLKGYCQNKKCLALVYDFMPGGNLQQLLRGGDICSLNWEQRLHIALDAAQGLEYLHELCTPSIVHRDVKTPNILLDKNLVGIISDFGLSRAFNDAHTHISTVAAGTLGYLDPEYHATFQLTVKTDVYSFGIVLLEIITGQPPVLMEPQTAHLPNWVRQNIAKGSIHDIVDKRLLDQYDVSSVESAVDIALNCVENASIDRPTMTEVVSRLKVWLPAVSSEKHSISGIPQSKKSMDIEIRKQFEMMISGVSSDESSFQSGHTGGLLTGVGTFSGR; encoded by the exons ATGGCGAACGGCTGCGGTACAAAGCTCACATGGATCTTTGCGCTGCTTCTCATCCTGGTCATGGCAATTCAAGTCCGAGCCCAACCTCCTCCTG GGTTCATAAACATCGATTGTGGATTGAAAAACTTCAGTGCCTACCCTGACGCCAACTTAAATCTACGGTACAGTTCTGACGATGAATTTGTCGAGAGCGGTGAGAAACACGAGGTTTTACCCGAGTTCATGGCTAGCACAGCAGATGATAACCAAAACACCCTGAGGAGCTTCCCTGATGGTTCAAGGAATTGTTATACACTGCCATCCACCCCCGGTAAGAAGTATCTGTTGAGGGCCATATTTACTTATGGCAACTATGATAGGTTGAACAAGACTCAGGACGGGTCCCTGTTTCGGTTTGGGCTCTATATCGGCGTCAATTTCTGGGATTCGGTGGACTTGTCAAATTCTCCTACAGATAAAGCGGTATGGAAGGAGGTGCTCACCGTTGCTACAGGCAGCTCCGTGTCCGTTTGCCTGGTAAACTTCGGTTCCGGGACTCCTTTCATATCTTCTTTGGAGCTGAGGCCACTACTAGATACCATGTACCCTTTTGTCAATACTTCTGTGTCAGTCAGCTACTTTATTCGATTCAGATTTGGCAACATCACCGACTATGTCACAAG ATACCCAACGGATAATTATGACCGTTTCTGGGAAAGCTATTCTGGGAAAAGGACGGAAGTCCAGCACTACCCCTATATCAGCCTGAACACCAGCAATAACTTGGAGAACCTCCCAGGCAACAACGACTTCAGGGTGCCATCCGCCATCTTGCAGAATGCCATGAGCATAGACGCAAACAATTCCTCCATAATAATCAGCGAGTCATCGGGAGCCAATAAAGACCCTCAAACCCTACAGATTCTCTCGATCTTTCACTTCACCGAGCTAAACGGGAGCAACCCGAACAGGAGGTTCAATATTTACAGCGCCGGCGAAGGGCTGTTCCCAGGTTTTTCTCCGTCACGATTAAAGGTGGACAGCATGTACAAGAGCGGGCTTTTCGCGCAGAAGGGCGACGCATACTTCATCTTAAACAAGACGGCCGGCTCGAGTCTTCCGCCACTCATCAACGCGTTGGAGTTGTACGCGCTTGTTTTGATGAAGAATCTCACCACCGACTCTGATGATG TAAAGTACATGAAAGACGTCAAGGCACAATACAATTTGGCACGGACAAGCTGGAATGGAGATCCATGCTCCCCAGTAGAGTATTCCTGGAAAGGATTGACTTGTGACTACTCTAAGAGCAATCAGATTCCGAGGATTGTAACGGT CAATCTTTCTAGCAGTGGACTAGGTGGTGGACTTGCCATATCATTCATGAACATGACATCATTACAGAACTT GGATTTATCACACAACAATCTGACGGGAGCTATTCCAGACTATCAACTAAAGTCACTTAAAGTTCT TAACTTGTCAAATAACAAGCTAGATGGACCAATCCCTGATTCTATTCTTCAACGAGTCCAGGCCGGTCAGCTGGACTTAAG ATTAGAAGGCAATCCTATATGCTCAAACAAAAAAGATACATACTGCTTAAATAAGACGAAGAAGAGGAAAACCACAACTATCTTGCTCATCGCAGTGATAGTTCCCGTGGTACTGATATCACTTGTAGTAGGAGTGTGCATACTCTGGAAGTTATTTTGGAAAG AGAAGTCAACATACAATGAGGATTATGCTATGTATGAAGAGGAAACTCCCCTACATATTGACATCAGACGGTTCGCATACGCGGAGTTGAAGCTCATAACAAAAAACTTCCAAAGAATCGTTGGAAAAGGAGGCTTTGGTATTGTTTATCATGGCATACTAGAAAATGGTGATGAGGTAGCTGTTAAAGTGCTCATGGAGACATCAATAGCAGAGTCAACGGACTTCCTCCCTGAG GTGCAAACCTTGTCCAAAGTTCATCATAAGAATCTCGTGACTTTAAAAGGATATTGCCAGAACAAGAAGTGCCTAGCACTCGTTTATGACTTCATGCCTGGtggaaatcttcaacaacttctaAGAGGAG GAGACATATGTAGTTTGAATTGGGAACAACGACTTCATATTGCACTTGATGCTGCACAAG GATTAGAGTATCTACATGAGTTATGCACACCGTCAATAGTGCACAGAGATGTGAAGACCCCAAACATTCTTCTGGACAAGAACCTGGTGGGAATAATATCGGATTTTGGGCTTTCGCGGGCTTTTAACGATGCTCACACACACATATCAACTGTTGCTGCTGGCACTCTTGGCTACCTCGACCCtgagtaccatgcaactttccaactCACTGTCAAGACAGATGTTTACAGCTTTGGCATCGTCCTCTTGGAGATCATCACTGGCCAGCCCCCAGTATTGATGGAACCTCAAACCGCCCATCTACCGAATTGGGTGCGCCAAAATATAGCTAAGGGAAGCATTCACGATATTGTAGACAAGAGGCTGTTGGATCAGTATGATGTCAGTTCCGTTGAGAGTGCCGTAGACATTGCCTTGAACTGCGTCGAAAATGCTTCCATCGACCGGCCGACCATGACCGAGGTTGTTTCAAGGCTCAAAGTGTGGCTACCGGCGGTTTCAAGCGAAAAGCACTCTATTTCCGGGATTCCCCAGTCTAAGAAATCCATGGATATTGAAATTCGAAAGCAGTTCGAGATGATGATATCTGGTGTCAGCAGTGACGAGAGCTCCTTCCAGTCCGGTCATACTGGTGGGCTGCTGACAGGAGTAGGCACGTTTTCTGGACGGTGA